TCTTGTCCGCCACGGTAAACGAGGCGCTGACCAGGTGGCCGCCCTTGATGTTCCCGCTCAGGCTCATGACGAACGCCTTGTAGGTGGAGTGGCCCTTGTTCGTGTAGGTGTCGATGAAGTTGCGAGTCGCGTCCAGCCGGCCGCCGGCCACGCCATTGCCGCGCCAGTTCTGATCCTGGAGCACGATCTCGTCGTCACCCTTCACGTAGACGCCCTCGAAGTCGGCCGTCAAACCCGTCTTGCCGAGGCGAGCTGCGTAGCCCACCGTCGCCTGCGTGGCCCACGGGCTCACCAACTTGTTGTCCAAATGCGTGGCGTCGTACGCCAGCGCCAGCCCCGTGGTCTGCGGATTGGCCGGATCCAGCGCGAGGGTCGGATAGCCGAGCAGGGCGCCGTTGAGACGCTGCTGCGTGATCCACCCGGTGTAACTATTGCGCTGCAACTCGGAGTGCGCCGGTACCAGGAGGAACCGGCCGGTGAAGAGGCCGACACCGCCGCGCAGGACGTGGCTGCCCGTGCCCGTCAGATCCCACGACAGGCCGACGCGCGGCTGGACGTTGTTGGTGTCGCGTCCACGAGCCGTCGTCATGGCGGGACTCGTGAAGTTCGGGTTGTTGCCGTTGGTATCGAGGTCGTACCGCACGCCGGCGCTGATCGTGACCCTCGATGACGGCTTGATATCATCCTGGATGAAGACCGAGATCAAGTTCGTGGAAATCGTCGACTCGCTGGTGCCCTTGCCGTAGACGTAGAGGTACGGGAACAACCTTGTGTCGTTCAGGTAGATCATCCACCCCTTCGGATACACCGGGAAGTTCCACGTGTCCTTCACGTGCTGGACGCCGCCGCCGATCTTCATGTCCTGGGCAAAACGGCCGCTGCCGATCCGCGTGTAGAACGTGTCTCGCACTTCGAAGAGCCTCGCCGTGTCGTTCTGGTCGCCGACGTAGTTGGCGCCGATCGAGTAGGTGTTGCCCAAGGTGAACGACTCGGCCATCGAGGTGGAATTGTTCGGCTCGACGAACTTCCGCTGGCCAACCTGGACCGCGATCTGGTTGAGCGACGAGTGGCTTAGCGTCCACGCGTGCGAAAGGGTCAGGTTCCAGTTGTCGCGATTGAGCGCCATGCCGTTCGACACGTCCGACAGGCCGCCGACGCGGAAGTTGTCCTGACGCGACCGTTCGTACATGAACTTCGCGCGGACGTTCTGGTCGTCAGACATCCGGTGGTCGAGGCCGACGTACGCCAGCGACTGCTTGATTGGTACCGTGACGTCGTGCGCGAGCGAAGCGTAGGTGGTGCCTTGCGGGCGGACCAGCGCGATGTTGTCTTCGTTCACCTGTTCGAACGAGCCGAAGAAGTGGGTCCTGTTCTGGACCACCGGACCGCCGAGCGTGAATCCGAACTGCTGGCGCGAGTACGGGTTCTTCGACTGCTCGAGCTCGCCCTTGCTGCGCAGCGAGTCGTCGCGGAAGAAACCAAAGCCCGATCCGTGCAGAACGTTGGTGCCCGACTTGGTCACAATCGACAGCGCGCCGCCGGCCGAGCCGCCGATCTCGGTGTCGAACCGGTTCGTGATGACGCGGAACTCGCTGATCGCATCCTGGCTGAATCGCGCCCGGGCCAGGCCCAGCGTCTGGTCCGTAAAATCGACGCCATCCACCAGGATCGTTGACTGGCTCGCGTTGCCGCCTGCGCCCAGCACGGGCTGGTTCGTGACGAACCGGAATCCGCCGCGCTCACGTTGCACGCCGGGAGCCAGGAACGCCAACTGCTGGAAGTCGCGGTTGGGTACCGGCAACGCTTCGATCTGTTCGGGAACGATGTTGGTCGAGGAGTCGGTCTTGAAGACGTCGACCAGCGGCGCCTCCGCCGTCACGGTTACCGT
This portion of the Acidobacteriota bacterium genome encodes:
- a CDS encoding TonB-dependent receptor; the protein is MERNWMRIPAGGLLTAALIAAIVGLAPAPARAQIADATIEVIAQDQSQAVLPGVTVTVLRPDTGFTRTGVTDASGTVRFIALQPGVYSVKAELSGFATVNEENVTLRVGQTARLTTTLKVAKVAETVTVTAEAPLVDVFKTDSSTNIVPEQIEALPVPNRDFQQLAFLAPGVQRERGGFRFVTNQPVLGAGGNASQSTILVDGVDFTDQTLGLARARFSQDAISEFRVITNRFDTEIGGSAGGALSIVTKSGTNVLHGSGFGFFRDDSLRSKGELEQSKNPYSRQQFGFTLGGPVVQNRTHFFGSFEQVNEDNIALVRPQGTTYASLAHDVTVPIKQSLAYVGLDHRMSDDQNVRAKFMYERSRQDNFRVGGLSDVSNGMALNRDNWNLTLSHAWTLSHSSLNQIAVQVGQRKFVEPNNSTSMAESFTLGNTYSIGANYVGDQNDTARLFEVRDTFYTRIGSGRFAQDMKIGGGVQHVKDTWNFPVYPKGWMIYLNDTRLFPYLYVYGKGTSESTISTNLISVFIQDDIKPSSRVTISAGVRYDLDTNGNNPNFTSPAMTTARGRDTNNVQPRVGLSWDLTGTGSHVLRGGVGLFTGRFLLVPAHSELQRNSYTGWITQQRLNGALLGYPTLALDPANPQTTGLALAYDATHLDNKLVSPWATQATVGYAARLGKTGLTADFEGVYVKGDDEIVLQDQNWRGNGVAGGRLDATRNFIDTYTNKGHSTYKAFVMSLSGNIKGGHLVSASFTVADKKNIEDDFSPALTDYPNDPANMEAEWGRSRGDERYRFVTSAVIRLPMRFTVAPIFSYGSGQPWNLRLGYDANGDGRNSDRPTGTARFSQNGPNYMSFDLRLTHRLPLGSRVSAEFIAEVFNLLNRTNYDVNFIQGNQNLAGPTPSAPTTALTPNPNFGKYLATLPSREAQLGLRIRF